The Deinococcus roseus genome window below encodes:
- the icd gene encoding NADP-dependent isocitrate dehydrogenase: MSKIQVPTEGTKVTLQDGKLQVPNNPIIPFIEGDGTGPDIWQASVRVLDAAVEKAYNGEKKIVWMEVYAGDKANEVYGDNNLWLPDETNEAFREFLVGIKGPLTTPVGGGIRSINVALRQILDLYACVRPVTYFDGVPSPVKQPELVDMVIFRENTEDIYAGIEYKAGSAEVKKLIDFLQTEFKVNKIRFPESSSLGIKPVSEEGTKRLVRAAIQYAIDNNRKSVTLVHKGNIMKFTEGAFRDWGYELAKEEFGAVEIDGGPWCKLPNGIIIKDAIADAFLQQIILRPAEYDVVATLNLNGDYLSDALAAQVGGIGIAPGANINYVTGHAIFEATHGTAPKYAGQDKVNPSSVILSGEMLLRHLGWNEAADLILKSMSKTISQKTVTYDFARLMDGATEVKCSEFADALIANL; this comes from the coding sequence ATGTCAAAGATTCAGGTTCCCACTGAAGGCACCAAAGTCACCCTGCAAGACGGCAAACTGCAGGTCCCCAACAACCCCATCATTCCTTTCATTGAAGGTGACGGCACCGGTCCTGACATCTGGCAGGCTTCTGTGCGCGTGCTGGACGCTGCTGTGGAAAAAGCCTACAACGGCGAGAAGAAAATCGTCTGGATGGAAGTCTACGCTGGTGACAAGGCCAACGAAGTCTACGGCGACAACAACCTCTGGCTCCCTGATGAAACAAACGAGGCTTTCCGTGAATTCCTGGTGGGCATCAAAGGCCCCCTGACCACCCCCGTGGGTGGCGGCATCCGTTCCATCAACGTGGCCCTGCGCCAGATTCTGGATCTGTACGCCTGCGTGCGCCCCGTGACCTACTTCGACGGCGTGCCCAGCCCCGTCAAGCAACCCGAACTGGTGGACATGGTGATCTTCCGTGAAAACACCGAAGACATCTACGCTGGCATCGAGTACAAAGCGGGCAGTGCTGAAGTCAAGAAACTGATCGACTTCCTGCAAACCGAATTCAAGGTCAACAAAATCCGCTTCCCCGAATCCAGCAGCCTGGGCATCAAGCCTGTCTCTGAAGAAGGCACCAAGCGTCTGGTGCGTGCTGCCATCCAGTACGCCATCGACAACAACCGCAAGAGCGTCACCCTGGTGCACAAGGGCAACATCATGAAGTTCACCGAGGGCGCTTTCCGCGACTGGGGTTACGAACTGGCCAAAGAAGAGTTCGGCGCTGTGGAAATTGACGGCGGTCCCTGGTGCAAACTCCCCAATGGCATCATCATCAAAGATGCCATTGCAGACGCCTTCCTGCAGCAAATCATCCTGCGTCCCGCCGAGTACGATGTGGTCGCCACCCTCAACCTCAACGGCGACTACCTGAGCGACGCCCTGGCTGCCCAGGTGGGCGGAATTGGCATTGCTCCCGGTGCCAACATCAACTACGTGACCGGACACGCCATCTTCGAGGCCACCCACGGCACCGCACCCAAATACGCTGGCCAGGACAAAGTGAACCCCTCCAGCGTGATCCTCTCGGGCGAAATGCTGCTGCGTCACCTTGGCTGGAACGAAGCTGCGGATCTGATCCTCAAGTCCATGAGCAAAACCATCTCCCAGAAAACCGTGACCTACGACTTTGCCCGCCTGATGGACGGAGCCACCGAGGTCAAGTGCTCTGAATTTGCAGACGCACTGATCGCCAACCTGTAA